GCTCGAGGACAAGCTGGGCTCCAACCGGCCCTACCTCCTCGTGATCGACGCCCACACCGGCGAGCTGCTCTGGAAGCACGAGACCATCGCCTCGCTGATCTCCACCCCGGCGGTCTTCAACGGCCGCGTCTACACCGTGGCCCAGAACTACCTCGAGGCCCTCTCCGCCGTTGACGGACAGAAGGTCTGGCGGGCGGCCACCAAGACACCGATCCGCACCAGCCCCGTGGTGACCGATGACCTCGTCTATGTGGTGACCAAGGGCGACCTGCTCCACGCCTTCGATATCTTCCAGGGTGAGGAGACCTGGAGCCACCAGCTTCCCGCGGCCTGCGTCGGCTCGCCGGCCTACAGCTCCGGCCGCCTCGTCCTGACCGCCGAGGACGGCAAGCTCTACGCCTTCAAGTAGGAAGCCGACAACCGAGACGGGGCAACGCTCCCACTGCGGGATGGTGGCGCCGAGTCTGGTCAGCTTCGCTGTGACCGGGCTTCCCTTCAGCCGATGAACCGCTCTGCTAGCCGGTCGGCTAACCGTTCAGGGAGCCCCGCCCCGCGGTGGGGCTTTGAAACTCCCCCGCCGCCGGGGCGTATATATACGCGAGAACCCCGACCCGACGCCGGAGCGCGTCTTTAAGGTCCGACACCTCGAGCGCTACGTCATCACTATGCCATCACACTTCCGCACGTTCACGGTTACAGCGATCACCGCCCTGCTCGCGCTGGGCGCCTGCGCTCCCGACGGCCAGGCCGGCGATCCGACCATCAACGAGCTAGCCGAACGGGTCTCGGCCGCTCCCGCCGACGCCGAGCTGCGCCTCGAGTTCGGCACGGCCTTCATGCTCCAGGACCCCCCGGACTACCAGCAGGCGGCCGATCAGTTCGCCGAGGCCGCCCGCCTGCGGCCCGACTGGGCCGAAGCCCACTACAACCACGGCGTCGCCCTGGCCGAGCTGGACCGCTACGCCGAGGCCGAAAAGGCCTTCAAGAGCGCCATCGCCCTGGCGCCGGAGTTCGCACCGGCCTGGAGCAACCTGGGCCTGATCCACCATCTCCATCACCGTTTCGCCGAGGCCCGCAACTGCTACCTGCGCGCTCTCAAGCTCGAGCCCGGGTACTACGAGGCCGCCTTCAACCTCGGCTGCACCTACGAAGAGCTGCGCAAGATGCCCGAGGCCCTCGACGCCTACGCCACGGCGATCGAGTTGGAGCCGGACAAGCTGCCCGCCTACGTCAACTCCGCCCGCCTGTACTTCATCGCCGGGCGCTATGAGACCGCCCTGGAACGGCTGACGCGGGCCGACGAACTCAAGCCCGGCGATCCGGCGATCCTCTACAACATCTACCGCTGCCACAAGGCTCTCGGCGCCGACGAGCTGGCCGACGAATACTACCGGACCGCCGTCAACCTCGACCCCCGCTACGCCGAGCTGCCGATCGAGACCAGCGGCTTCATCCCCCTGGGGACGACCGCAGAGGCCGAGGAGCCCGAAGCGACGGAGTGACCGACCTTTAAGCGGCACCGCGCCGCACCTATCAATCGCGAAACCCAACGAGAACCGTCTTCAGCCCCGCCCGTCCCCTCGGCCCTCCGGCCGTTACGCTGTGGAGGACAATCATGAGAATAAAACCCTTAGCCGCCGTGGGCACCCTGGTCGCCGTCCTCGGGCTGGGTTACCTGCTCGGGGTGGCCTGCGAGCCCGATCCGATGAGCATCGGCGTCGAGGGCGCCGCTTCGGTGAAGGTCTATGAGATACCCGCCGGGAACTTCGAGGGCAGCGAATACGAGGAGTTCGACGAGCTGAGCCTCGATCCCGCCGACGACGACACCACGCCGATGCTGTTGATCTACGGCGACCACGGCTCCGAGCGCACCCTGTGGTATCCCCTCGAGCCCGAGTACTGGCACGCCAAGGACGGTCTGCTGCACATCGACGACGACGGCCAGGGCACCGAGTGGTATCGCATCGTCCTGCTCTACCAACTCGACTAGGAGGAGCCATGCGCAAGACCCTGATCGCGGTTCTGATCCTGGTCGGGTTGTCCGCCGTCGCCCTGACTTCCTGCGGCGACCCCGAATCGATCGTCGAGCCCTACGCCTGGGAGACATCCTACACCTTCAGCGCCGCCGAGGTCGACGCCGCCGGCGGTTGGCTGGAGATCGTCGAGCTGGGCAACGACGAAGCGCTCGACACCACCCCCGCCGTCTACGTCTGGGGTAACGGACCCGCCGACGTCGACGAGGACGGCGACGGGCCGGGTGATCCCGTCACCCACTGGAGCCGGCTCGAGGCCGGTTTCTACCACCTGGACCTGGTCAACGGCCGCCTGTTCATCGACACCGACGAGGGCAGCCGGGACTTCCACGTCGTCATCGCCAAGGTCCGCGACACCCTCGACGACTGATCATCCCTCTTCCGGGAGACGAGCTTGGCCGGTAAACCCTCGCGACGGCTGGACGCCGTCGAACCCTACATCTTCGCCGAAATCGCCGCCCGGCGGACCGCTGCGGCCGCCCGGGGCCTGGAGATCATCGACCTGGGCCGCGGCGGACCCGACTACCCCCCGCACCTCGAGGCGATGGAGGAGCTGGCCGTCGAGGCCGCCGATCCGGCTAACTACGGCTACACCTCCTACGCCGGCTCGCCGGACTTCCAGCGCGCCGTCGCCGACTGGTACGAGCGGCACTTCGCCGTCCGGCCCGCCGGAACCGTCCCGCTTTCGGGCTCCAAGGGCGGCCTCTCCCGCGTGTTCATGGCCCTCTGCGATCCCGGCGACACCGTCATCCTGCCCGAGCCCGCCTTCCCCTCCTACCGCAGCGCCGCCGTGCTGGCCGGCCTGGAGATCCATCCCCTGGTCCTGCGGCCGCAGAACGGCTGGCGGCCGCTGCTGACGGAGATCCCCGACGACGTCGCCGAGCGGGCCCGGCTGCTCTACCTCAACTATCCCACCAACCCCACCGGCGCCACCGTCGAGCGCGGCGACCTGGAGGGCGTCGTCGCCTGGGCCGCCGAACACGACGTCCTCATCGTTTACGACAACGCCTACAACCTGCTGGTCTTCGACGGTCCGCCGCTGTCCATCCTCAGCCTGCCCGGCGCCGCCGAGGTCGCCCTCGAGTTTCACACCCTGAGCAAGGCCTACGGCATGGCCGGGCTGCGGGCGGCCTACGCCTGCGGGCAGTCCACGGCCCTGGACGCCCTGCGCAAGATCGAGCTCTACCACCAGGCCGGGCTGTTCGGTCCCGCCCTGGACGCCTGCAGCGTGGCCCTCGACCAGGGCGACGACTACGTCGCCGGCAACGTCGAAATCCTGCGCCGCCGCCGCGAATTGGTCAGCGGCCGGCTCGACGCCATGGGCTGGGAACACACCTCGCCCGGCGGCGCGGCCTACTTCTTCCTCCGTCTGGACGGCGACGGCGACGACAGCGCTTTCTGCCGCGAGCTCCTCGACACCCGGGGCGTCGTGCTGACCCCGGGCTCGGCCTTCGGCGCCGCCGGCGCCGGTTGGGTCCGCCTGGCCCTGACCCGGCCCGCCGCCGAACTCGAAACGGCCCTGGAGCGCATCGCCCGCTTTCGCGACGAGCACGGCGCATGAACCGCCGGGCCCTTGTCTCCCTGGGCTCCAACCTCGGCGACCGCCGCGCCAACCTCCGCCGGGCCCTGGCCCTGCTGGAGCGCGAGCCGA
The sequence above is drawn from the Candidatus Coatesbacteria bacterium genome and encodes:
- a CDS encoding aminotransferase class I/II-fold pyridoxal phosphate-dependent enzyme → MAGKPSRRLDAVEPYIFAEIAARRTAAAARGLEIIDLGRGGPDYPPHLEAMEELAVEAADPANYGYTSYAGSPDFQRAVADWYERHFAVRPAGTVPLSGSKGGLSRVFMALCDPGDTVILPEPAFPSYRSAAVLAGLEIHPLVLRPQNGWRPLLTEIPDDVAERARLLYLNYPTNPTGATVERGDLEGVVAWAAEHDVLIVYDNAYNLLVFDGPPLSILSLPGAAEVALEFHTLSKAYGMAGLRAAYACGQSTALDALRKIELYHQAGLFGPALDACSVALDQGDDYVAGNVEILRRRRELVSGRLDAMGWEHTSPGGAAYFFLRLDGDGDDSAFCRELLDTRGVVLTPGSAFGAAGAGWVRLALTRPAAELETALERIARFRDEHGA
- a CDS encoding tetratricopeptide repeat protein, encoding MKLPRRRGVYIRENPDPTPERVFKVRHLERYVITMPSHFRTFTVTAITALLALGACAPDGQAGDPTINELAERVSAAPADAELRLEFGTAFMLQDPPDYQQAADQFAEAARLRPDWAEAHYNHGVALAELDRYAEAEKAFKSAIALAPEFAPAWSNLGLIHHLHHRFAEARNCYLRALKLEPGYYEAAFNLGCTYEELRKMPEALDAYATAIELEPDKLPAYVNSARLYFIAGRYETALERLTRADELKPGDPAILYNIYRCHKALGADELADEYYRTAVNLDPRYAELPIETSGFIPLGTTAEAEEPEATE